The sequence TTGGAAAATGCGATCGATTTTACGTTGAGCTTACGCAGTCTAACGAAAATAAATTTgggaaatgtctgccttgggtgagactggAACTCACGGGAGGCAAGACACTGGAAGTCGAACGTGGTAGCCTTCTTAAGCCTGATGACAAAGGTGTCATAGTGAAAACTGAACTGAACATgagaaaaaatatggaaatattcacatctccggcaggactcgaacctgcgactttctggctttgccggagccagcCACGCTCCCAACtacgccacggaggcctgctggatgtgtgcgaatttatccatgccttccctcaattcttaaACTCGTAAATAGCTATGTatgggcgtcatccatatattacgtcacagcaAGTAGGTGGGGGGAGGGgacatactaaatgtgacaatccatgtgcatacaaaaaagcgtgacatagagGGGAGGAGTCCAAAAATttgaaattgtgttttttttttttttgaagtttcatcTGCCATCGGCTTTCTTAGCCATAATCAGATTGTATGGTACTATTAATAACATTTTCCCAGTGGTGGTCCATTAACCACCATTCCTTTTTTGTGGAGAGAGGGGGGCGTTATTCTCTCTGGTCTAGTTCCAAGATCCTCCACCTTCAAATTGTGTTTGACGTAATAATATAACTTAGAAAAAAATGTGGATGGCCCCGGACCGAAGTGGCCTCTTGAGGTAAAACagccacataaaaataaaataaattattttaatgagtAAAAAGACAACCTTTTAAATATTCCAGTATTGCATTACGCCACTTCCTGCTAACTGCTACTGAGCCTAAAATGTCAGCAGTGCTCAATTCGCCAAATATAATCCTCAGGACATCACTGTTTAGACATTCCAATATGGTTGGCTCATCAGCATTCATTTCAATCTGGAAAATAAGTTGACAGGCAAGTCAAATTAAATTTTTCAAAGAATTAATTTCCAGCTAGCTACAAATTGTTAcatttcaatatatttttttagtgtGTCAAAGACAATGTTGCTCAATAATACACATCTGTAATAATTGATCTTACAacagaatatttatttaacagcAAAATAATTTTTGGCTCATAAATCTACTAAGAATTTCATACTTATAGATTCATTTGGATCTAAATTGTATGagcttgaaataaaattaatttattatttaactttGTTCTCACACATCCCATATGTtgctatattattttttattgtatattgATGTGTGATCCCTTGAGGGTAAAGCCTCCTCCAACTTCTTCCATTTGATTTTGTTTTCCGCAGTATGCTCCCAATTATTTTCTGCGGAGTCTAATGATGTCATCATTCCATATTTTTCATTGTTTTCCTCTGTTTCTTATACTAATCAATACCTCAATCTGATTGTATAGTTTGCAAGCAAACTTTTACagtaaaaaaattcaaaatttttatgaaaaaaatcaaaccACTACTtaaaatttgttgattttattgctgATAAGGTTTGCTTGTCATAAGTTGTAAGATACCATTTTAGTGCCCATATGTTTTGACTTTCATAAAtgagaataataaataatgccAACATACAAAGTCTTACATCATCATTTCTATCCACTTCACCATTTTCATCAATGCGGTGTTTTTTAGAAGTAGGTTCATCACtgtaaaaatgaataaaaaatattaaaaagataTAATTCCACATACCTTCTTACCTACTGTATGAAAGGTGTCTTTTAATGCCTGAGTAGActctataaataattatataatttactAACTGACCCTATTCAGGGGAATAAAAACACTTTCACCTAACATTATCATAATCAGGATGcaacaaataataaaaatagttttggtGTTTATATAGCCACAGAATTTTCTGGTTTGCAGCATCTAAAGAATCATCTAAAAACAGTTTCATTTCAGATTGTAAGATTGgaatattttattgtgtttggGGATTTTAGCTGCCAAGCTACCTCAATATAGCTACAATATACCATAGCTACAATTCGTGAATTAGGGATGGGAACTTGGGAAGTGATGATCAACAAAATCGGCGTCTGCTCACGGCCTGGTAGTTTTTTCAACTTTTGGCTTGCTTGAGTATTACAGCCCTCTGAGGCTTTTTTTGCTAATCAAAAACGATATATTAAACAGGGCGTTACATGTCTTTAAAGATTAGCTTACTCGATCAGCGGGGATTCAGACATTTTAGGGATTTCCCCGCACCGTGCTAGATACGCAGGCGCGACCTCTATGAGCCCGTGGTATACTCCAcggaaacaagtaaaaattacaaaatctTCAATCTTAGTAGGGTAGCGAATTCTTTCCCAGTATTCAGTTACTAACGTTAGACTTATAAAAAGTTCAGCATCAATACACAAATTTGCAAAATTATAAACCGTCACAAAAACTCGTGCGTAAACAAAAATGTGGCAAATGTCAAAATCAAATGACAATTGACAGCTCTCAGCCGTATTTTCATAACTATTATTCATAAATATTTGATAATGCAGCTGTTCAATCTTGTCCTCAAACAATAACCATAGATAATATTGTTTTTCAAGTTTTCTAGTTTTGTCTATACTCGTTTGATGGCTGCGAAATCAACAATTTCTATTTTCCTTCTTTGTTTGTAAATTTGTGTAAAAATTGTTAAGTGTAAATTGTTTCGTGTAAATAacttaaaatatcattatcAGTAAAATTTTACGACGATGTCTTCTATGGATTTTGATCTCTAGCACAAAATTGTGTTTGTTCAGTTTTTGTAGgacaagtgaagtgaagtgGACGCGATCTTGGCCAAACTCTTAACAAGCTAAAAATACTTTTGCTTCGTTATATAGCGATTTGTAAACTAAACTTTCTTTTCTTATTTGTGATGTACCCGCATTCCACCAGCGCTGAAGAAGAACAGAAGACGAATCTGATTCCGAGTGTGAAGCTTCTTCATTCCAAAAGAAAAGGAATATTCATACACCCCTCGGCTATGTACAGAAGTAGTGCACCCAGCTGCACGAATAATTTTACAGTTTCAATAGCAAGAACTGTGTGTGGGTAAAGTCTTGTTGCGTCGTAAATAGAGAAACTGAAAAAATGAAACTCTTGGAGAGTGGTCGCCTAGAGGCCCTGAGCAGCGCCCTGTCAATCCTGAACGGTGATAGCGCTGTGCAGAGCCGCGTAGAGAGCTACAGTTGCAAAATGGCTGGAACTGAGAAAGCTTTCTATAAACGATTCACTGCTGATGGAGAGACCTCCCGTGACCTGCAAGCCCTGTCTCCACCTGAAGGGGTCATGTATAGGTATCTCCCCcggattttttaaatgtataaatGAATGAAACTATTTTGATGTCTCATGATTTGGTATAGCAATTCATTTTTAAAGCAATGAAGACATCACTTTACAATCAGTATAAGAAAGTGGCTGATTTTCATTGCTCTAAAGAGTATGAaaacattatttaatttaattaaccataagtaaaacaattttaatagttctactaaaactgtaaaaaagtaATCATTAAAGTGTTAATGAACCTTATCTGAATGCTATATGTCTGTATTCAAACAACATGTTATTTTAACTGTTTGTTGTTTATCATATTCTAGAATTGTCACAGAAGTAGTAAACATTATGAAGTTTATCTAACATAGTTGTgttcattaaataattatattctattaagATTGTTAATCATTTTAAACTACTATTTAACACAGTTACACATTTTGCACTGTGCACTATGCTAAgttcattaaataattatattctattaagATTGTTAATCATTTTAAACTACTATTTAACACAGTTACACATTTTGCACTGTGCACTATGCTAAGCATTTATAAAACTACTCATCAGTTATAAAaaactattctattctattctttattatttaagaaaatatagtgTCAACTTCTGTAATGAATCTGTTATACACTGGAATGTTTACCTTTCATGGAATAGTGTTCAACTTAATGTGTGTTGTTTTGCAATATTGCAGTCGGAGCTTGTCTGGGGATGAGGATGGTGTGCTGTGCGACACAATCTCACGGAAGACACTCTTCTATTTAATTGCGACATTGAATTCTGCCTTTCCAGATTATGATTTTTCAATGGCAAAGGTAACTAGAGATTTGATAGTTTGTGGAGGTGTGTTTTTTACACTTTTATCTACTATGAGCTGGTTTTAGACAGAAATTCTTAATGTGGCTAAAACAAGCTGATGGCAGATAAATGTGtaaaaacaaatatatttttttgtaaattaaaataatgaataatttagGCATTATTTTTTACCTTTCTGTTTCCTGGTGTTTCTTTGAAATGAAGCAGTGGGTAACACATttcttgtataaaatataaaagtttTATCCTTTAAGGCTGCTTTATTGCGTGCAATTTTCGTTACATTGCGGTCTGTTGAAGTTACATACAATCCAGAATAGTCCAATGGAATGAAACTCGCATATAAGTTCTCGCTCACGGGTTTTCATTAGTATTTTACATGCACACCCTTAGCCCGCCAAAATGCATATGGAGTTGTGAATAAAAGAAGGTATGTCTGTCACAGAGCAGCGAGTTCAGTGCGGAGCCGTCGCTGAGCTGGGTGCAGGGCGCGGTGGACGGCGCGCTGTCGCCGGTGGGCGGCGCGCGCTGGCGCGGGCTGCGCGCGGCGCTGTGGGCGGCCGTGGACGAGGAGGTGGCGCTGCCCGACTGCCGCATCTACAGCTACAGCCCCGACCTGGCCAGCGACCCCTTCGGCGAGCCCGGCTGCCTCTGGGTCTTCAACTACTTCTTCTACAACAAGAAGCTGAAGCGGATTGTATTTTTTACTTGCAGAGCTATGAGGTTTGTAAATCTTATTATATAATAGaatcattattcatttttgATTAGTATTATTAGCTTATATCCATAGTATATCAGGGAAAATGTTATTAACCCATTTTCTGACATTGATTTACAATGACCAGTTTTCTGTCTCAAGAAACCGTTTTTtgtctaaaaaaatatgtataactgTACCTATATTGATATAGCTGGCAGTTCACACAGCCGGGTAAAGGCTCTTCACTAGTTGATTGCAGCGATAAAAAACTATCAACGATAAAACTCGCTCAGCGGTACTCGCTTGCGCTTCGCTTTACGAGAGATCGACTAGTGTTGAGAGTAATTGTCCACCCGTCATAACGGAACACTCGCTTCATAGCCTAAGCCGAGCTACAAAATAATCGGAACTACACTACACACCCGCTCGTGCATTGGCAAGAACAAGCGCCTATGGAAAGTTCATTTTACGTAGGACGGCCAAATACGACCTTGAATAAATTATGCGTcaataaacacatttttatttcgcAGCCCAGTCTGCGCGGTCGACTCTGGCGTTGATTTCGCTATGGACGAAGATGAGgagtataattaattaatggtTTAAAATTGTTCAATGTTAATAAATAAGATGAGCACCTCTGAAATAACTCCTATTTTAAAGATTAACAATATTGTTAAGTCACATTTAATTTTATCAACATGTGggcaattataaataaataaatgcattgTATGGGTCTTAACTAAACATAATAACTAATTGCTTACTTTATTTTTACCCATAAGTTAATTGTAACTAGACATTTTCACATAAATCTAAGTTTGTTCAACATTAAATAAAGTTGTTTTAGAGGATTCAACGAAAAACAGAAATATTTTCGGtgtactaatactaataatataGTGGTGGTATCGAAGGTGGAATAATATAGTGATGGTAATTTGTAGAAAAGGTTGTTTAGCAGTAGCTTTATTTTCCGGAATCTTCTCTTTTGTGAAACTGTCTAAACTATATGGTTTTATAAATGTGCTGTAAGATCGAATGTAGCTTtatgatgtttttattttaattgtactttataataatatgtataaaactgCAAATATTAAATAGTTTAAGGTGATTTTCATATGCTGTATGCGGTTACCGATGTCACAGTACGAGCGGGACAGTGTTATAGATATACATAACATTCTCTCACCTGCACGTTGATATCGAGTAAGCCACATCGGTGTGATTTCgcgtttttgtatttttctttgtaGGCAACTTCTTATTTTGTCTGCGCCAATCGCTGTGACCTGCGCTGCGCGAGCCTTGCTAACTGCTACATAAATTTTTGGGCTCGCGTGGTTTAGAGATGAGAACATACCTGATAGAGGTcgcacattttttttacctCACTGACCTCACTAACACAGATATAACCTGCACATAATTATGAGGTTTATTAGTCAACGAGTGGTGCAGACACATTTTTACTAAGTATTgtcgaaatatattatttaataagtatcTATTATCTTTTCTCAACCATACACGGAACTTCTTAAgaagtgactgactgactggtAAGTCAGTGAGTGGCTGAATGCATAGCTTACCAGtatctaatttaaaattaaatgagcGTTCATGTCTGCAATGAATTTTATAGCGTTCGGTACAAATTTCCGTGTATTTTCGAGAAAGGCATTGCATACCTACTTCTGCAGGGACCAGGATTGCTTGAATATATATTACAGAgagtttaggttttttttttccaaaatcttgAACCACTGTATTTAGTACCTTTCAAGCAATTTTTGCCTTCCCGGCCGTTATTTTACATCTTGAAACTTGGTTTTGGTTGCCGCATTTAATAAGaggcatttcttttttttctgtATACCTACTTTTTATTTTCATGATTCAGATTTACAGAATATGTATGAATTTTAACAATAAtcaaatttatttatagttacagTTATCTCTGGTATAAGGGTGTAGACTGTAGATTTAGGTGTGACTTGtaaaatatagaaataaaaaagCTGAGTTAAGATCTCAATGTTTCGTACCAAAATGTATGTCAATGTCGAAGTTTGGAAGTGGAACGAATAGATATAACACCTACTTGGAAGTAGTTTAATCAGGTTTAAAATCTCAAAATAAATTGCAACACTTCAGAAAATGGTTGTTTTCTTTTTGAGATTTTATAGGTACTTGATTGTACATTTTATTTTGGTGTATAAACCTTTATTTCAGCTTTGGGAAGTGCTTGGTGCTTAGAATTGATCTAATTTCTACATCTTGTACACTAACCGTgtctttatttgtattttaacaaCGTAAGTTTTATGCATTAAATCAGTAGATTACTGCCAAGTACAAGCTCTTTAAGAAAAAATCATTTGTATGATGGCCTTTGCCTCAAAATGTTCATAATTCAGTAAAATGTGATTTTGTGTGTGAGCGACACTTGGCTGAACTTGAAGTATTAGCGTATTGTGGATAGCGGAAACCGTATTTTAAGTCACTTAGAAATCCGCCTATATTTTAGGGCGTCACTTTCAATATTGTTAGCGACATAATTACACtgaattatacatttttttctgAAGTCGTTATTCATTTATTCTCAACTTTTACAAATTAACCCGATATTTAGGGGCGTCGACTGCTCAGTGGCGCCCTCAATACATTGTGTTTTATAAATCGGCTATAGAAACGCACCAAGATAGtctctcccgtgtaaataaaagagatgacagcaattcccgttatgtttgtacatttggatcacgtctccgatttggataaaaattggtaggctgatagagtccatgatgctgagcaagatccactaggtttcccaaaatgtcctaggttgattgtatgaaactttccttttttgttaccgaaaatgtatagaaatctggtaacaaaaaaggaaggtttcatacaaactacataggacattttgggaaacctagtggatcttgctcagcatcatggactctatcagcctaccaatttttatcaaaatcggagacatgatccaaatgtacaaaattaacgggaattgctgacgagatcatagcgcgagcgagttatagaTCGTCGCCGAACGAAGAATTActtaatttgacgaccggtctggcgcagtcggtagtgaccctgcctgctgcgccgcggtcccgggttcgaatcccggtaagggcatttatttgtgtgatggatgagcacagatatttgttcctgagtcatgggtgttttttggatgttttctatatatataagtatttatatattatatatatcgttgtctgagtacccacaacacaagccttcttgagcttaccgtgggccaatctgtgtaagaatgtcctataatataataataatattataaatccctcgctcttttatttacacgggagcggcTATCTACACTGAATTATACACTGTTCGTTTCTGTCGCTGATAACTTTTatcgcttactcgcttttggtgggaccaatgccaaaaaagagtagacaataaaaagtggcaacaatcgccgagcacttgcttactacggaaacaaatcactggattgagctacacaaacccaaagttctttccaccgagcgacactattatccccggattgtgagATTTGTGAGGGAAGCGATCGAAATAATATCCTAtaaactttaacagggaagacgggtgGGGACCactgattcaaatgttcaaaccaaaagatctatcttcggaccagtgcgcggatgttgtgagtgcttttatatgatcaaacgagcttcgcaagcgaagttcgatcgatattatattactcgcttcattggaagatataattattaagtttacattattgtagtttatttaatctactggcaacatattgcacgcttattttagagatttataaaaaataagtatttcaattggcTCTAAACCTTCCCCCCCACCCTCAGGTCGGTGTCAACCGGCGGTGGGATCCTCATTATTTTCAGAGATTATTCTAAGCAAAACTTTGGAATCTGGGTGTATCGGGGGGGAGggtaattatatcttccaatgaagcgagtcatataatatcgatcgaacttcgcttgcgaagctcgtttgatcatatattatatttcctcgcttcattgttcgatataattattaagtttacattattgtagttgttTAGAGACAAAGTTTTGCGGATGCCAAttgtgaaaacaaaattaaatatttatcattaaattttgttacataattattactaaacaactagcaattacataattatgtaatttatacacAAGATCAGTCTTATTCAGTAACAcagttcataattaattatagcaAACTGATCTTGCAAATAGGTCTTCGTCAACTATTTGACGATGGCagaatttaggaaatatttgcgaGGTTGAGGTCCAACCCGCAGTTTTTCTGATAATGTCAAACATTGACCCATGCCGAAACGGCAGTAGACGTGGTAGTATGGCGAGTGCCTGTGTGCACTAAATGTTGCCACGTCCATCCCGATCTCCGCTAGTACTTGTTTTATCCACCTGCTTATTGACTGTGCCATCGCGTCCCTGTGAGGGCGCTTCGCAGTTAATAAGAGGTGTTCTGAGTTCGGAGGCCTTTTATCGCTTGTTAGAGTGAGATACTCGCGAAGGACCGAAGTCGCGCGACACGTTTCTTTAAGGTACGAAAGGAACAGTATAAGTATGTCGGGGCAGATGGTTATATCTGACACGATAATTTTTACCCCATTTGGGTAGTGTATATTCACTCATTTAATCAGTAAGAATGTTGGCACGCGATGGGCAGTGCATAATGCCAATAATACGACAAGCTTTTTAGTACCTAGGTAATCTGCTCTAAAGATATAGTCGTATTTGGATACCATTCATCAATGTAATCCAATACTATTTTTGGATCCCAAGAGTGAGTAagtatattttggaaaattaggtctcattttaaatatgcgttttaacaaacgtttaacatgttctgttttttttttttttttttttcctgcgAAACAGGGATAATGCTGACCTTATGATTGTTTATGGATCCATAATATGACGATCCTGCTGTGATCAAAATGTCCACCATAGTTTAAATCACGTTTAAACGAAACGTTATATTGCTGAATGGTATTTTTTAGAAATAGATGCGATCACATGAAGTTTCCTCAGATAACCTTTACCGGAGAGCACCGCTGCACCCAGGAAAAGGCGCTCGTGGAACGGATTCCTGGTGCTGTGATCAGAACAGACCTTATGTTCTTCGGggcttatgtaaataatatcggATTTTACTAGTGACATTAACAAAGGAAACTACGCTTGGGATTGCCAGACGGGGAAGCTAAACTTCCTGTTACTTTGtcataaattatcttttttaaagattttaaaatgaTCGGCAATGGAGGGAAACTATAAAAGTCTAGTGTAAAAGCATCTATAGCTGATGCATCTAGGTATTTTCACCATGATAAGTAAGTGTACATTTGGCATTGGAGCGAGAAGAGAAAAGATCAATATCAGGCTCACCAGCAGTATACATTATGCGTAGCAGTATAAACGCTTCATGAGATAGTTACCATTCAGTATCGAGATTCACATTTCGTGATACCCGGTCTACTTCTATATTGTCTttcgtatatttaatatttatatacgatGCAAAAAAAACCAAAGGTTTCGCTTCTTCGCACCACTGCCAAATCCGTCTGAAAGGGTCGTTCAAATTTCGAAATTGAACGCTGCCCATGCGATTTTCATCGCTTATATCAGTTATAGCTTTCGTATTGTCTATACGAATTAATATAAAACAGTCACAACGACGGTCATTTGAGAAATATTAAGAGGTAAACATACTGCTAACATTTCCAAATGGTTTATGTGGAAAGCTTTTTCCTCGGATCTCGACGCTCCGT is a genomic window of Leguminivora glycinivorella isolate SPB_JAAS2020 chromosome 6, LegGlyc_1.1, whole genome shotgun sequence containing:
- the LOC125227339 gene encoding repressor of RNA polymerase III transcription MAF1 homolog; this translates as MKLLESGRLEALSSALSILNGDSAVQSRVESYSCKMAGTEKAFYKRFTADGETSRDLQALSPPEGVMYSRSLSGDEDGVLCDTISRKTLFYLIATLNSAFPDYDFSMAKSSEFSAEPSLSWVQGAVDGALSPVGGARWRGLRAALWAAVDEEVALPDCRIYSYSPDLASDPFGEPGCLWVFNYFFYNKKLKRIVFFTCRAMSPVCAVDSGVDFAMDEDEEYN